A single window of Paenibacillus sp. SYP-B4298 DNA harbors:
- a CDS encoding glucose PTS transporter subunit IIA, with protein MKIMGNLQQVGRALMLPMTVLPAAAVFLSLSQLPWSALGLPYFNTYLATAGSALFSFLPYLFALGVASGLSNSAGAAIMAALAGMTIYTGITSSFSEYEIQPTVLVGVIFGLVSGFFYERLKELRLPEWLHFFGGPRSVPLVVSCISVLFSILMIHIAPLIESGLQHLGDIVSEAGGFGVFLFGFVLRILVVFGLHHLVSHVFWFQVGGYDMGSGVTVYGDLPRFFAGDPTAGVFMAGLYPTMMFALPAIAFAIIHEAREDLKPKIKKTFTTAALASFLTGVTEPVEFAFLFVAPYLFIVHAVLSGLIMWVTYELGILHGFSFSAGAIDFIINSHLATRGWLLIPIGIVSGLLYYMLFRWAIRRFRIPTPGREEGSHLDEWAGDIPYRAPLILQAIGGKDNIVQMEACITRLRLKLSNDKLLDINALRNLGAAGVIRLGSGNVQVVFGTYSELIREEMVKALQRDLTQVLFCSPMQGRMIPLEEVPDPIFAGKLVGQGVAFMPDRGELVSPVKGKVIHVYPTMHALGLRTEEGLDVLLHIGIDTSQMKGQGFHAVVKEGDEVKPGELLVKFDMGRIRQEGKSLATPMVITNSEVVRSWRYGPFKAVKKGQASVMSVVLHKREDGEDSQ; from the coding sequence GTGAAAATAATGGGCAATCTGCAGCAAGTCGGGCGTGCATTGATGCTGCCGATGACGGTGCTGCCCGCGGCAGCCGTATTTCTAAGCTTGAGCCAGTTGCCCTGGTCTGCTCTGGGCTTGCCCTATTTTAATACATATCTGGCTACAGCGGGCAGTGCTTTGTTTTCATTTCTCCCCTATCTGTTTGCGCTGGGCGTCGCCTCTGGCTTGTCCAATAGCGCGGGCGCGGCGATTATGGCGGCACTTGCCGGTATGACCATCTATACCGGTATAACGAGCAGCTTCAGTGAATACGAGATTCAGCCGACCGTGCTGGTGGGTGTTATCTTCGGTCTGGTGTCCGGGTTTTTCTATGAGCGCCTCAAGGAGCTGCGGCTCCCGGAGTGGCTTCATTTCTTCGGTGGACCACGCAGCGTGCCGCTTGTGGTGAGCTGTATATCAGTACTTTTCTCCATCTTAATGATTCATATTGCTCCGCTGATCGAGAGCGGTCTGCAGCATCTGGGCGACATCGTGTCGGAGGCCGGAGGCTTCGGGGTGTTCTTATTCGGCTTCGTGCTTCGTATTCTGGTTGTATTCGGACTTCATCATCTGGTGAGCCATGTGTTCTGGTTTCAGGTGGGCGGTTACGATATGGGAAGCGGCGTGACGGTATACGGGGACCTGCCGCGGTTCTTTGCTGGCGATCCGACAGCCGGCGTATTTATGGCGGGATTGTATCCGACGATGATGTTCGCGCTGCCTGCGATTGCCTTTGCCATTATTCATGAGGCGCGCGAGGATCTCAAGCCGAAGATTAAGAAAACCTTCACAACTGCTGCACTGGCATCCTTCCTGACAGGGGTGACCGAGCCGGTGGAATTCGCATTCCTGTTTGTCGCGCCCTATCTGTTCATCGTCCATGCCGTGTTGTCAGGACTAATCATGTGGGTGACCTATGAGCTGGGCATCCTGCACGGTTTTTCATTCTCGGCGGGAGCGATAGATTTCATCATCAACAGCCATCTGGCCACCCGCGGCTGGCTGCTCATACCGATCGGCATCGTATCCGGCTTGCTGTACTATATGCTGTTCCGCTGGGCGATTCGCCGCTTCCGCATTCCGACCCCCGGGCGTGAGGAGGGATCGCATCTGGACGAATGGGCGGGGGATATTCCGTATCGTGCGCCGCTCATCCTGCAGGCAATCGGCGGCAAGGACAACATCGTGCAGATGGAGGCCTGCATTACCCGTCTGCGGCTCAAGCTGTCCAACGACAAGCTGCTTGACATTAATGCGCTGCGCAACCTGGGGGCAGCGGGTGTCATTCGTCTGGGTAGCGGTAATGTTCAGGTCGTCTTCGGCACCTACTCCGAGCTGATCCGCGAGGAGATGGTCAAGGCGCTGCAACGTGATCTCACCCAGGTGCTGTTCTGCTCACCGATGCAGGGACGCATGATTCCGCTTGAGGAGGTGCCCGATCCAATCTTCGCTGGCAAGCTGGTTGGCCAGGGGGTGGCGTTCATGCCCGATCGTGGCGAGCTGGTATCACCGGTCAAGGGAAAGGTTATTCATGTCTATCCGACGATGCATGCGCTTGGTCTGCGCACGGAGGAGGGGCTGGATGTGCTGCTTCATATCGGAATTGACACCTCCCAGATGAAGGGTCAAGGCTTCCATGCTGTTGTCAAGGAAGGAGACGAGGTCAAGCCGGGAGAGCTGCTCGTCAAGTTCGATATG
- a CDS encoding CoA-binding protein gives MAYEHPSRDEIKALLQRTSVIAVVGLSDKPDRVSYMVSEAMKAKGYRIIPVNPNAAEILGETCYPSLADIPFPVDMVNVFRRSEHCPPVAQEAVQIGAKALWLQLGIHSEEAAQIAREGGLDVVMDRCIKVEDSILLPGGKG, from the coding sequence ATGGCATATGAGCATCCTTCGCGCGATGAGATCAAGGCGCTGCTGCAGCGCACCTCTGTTATTGCTGTCGTCGGGTTATCCGACAAGCCTGACCGCGTCTCGTACATGGTATCGGAAGCGATGAAGGCTAAGGGGTATCGGATTATTCCGGTGAATCCGAACGCTGCCGAAATATTGGGGGAGACATGTTACCCGAGTCTGGCAGATATTCCGTTTCCGGTCGATATGGTTAATGTATTCCGGCGCAGCGAGCATTGCCCGCCAGTAGCCCAGGAGGCTGTACAGATCGGAGCGAAGGCACTCTGGCTGCAGCTAGGCATCCACAGCGAAGAGGCGGCGCAGATCGCCCGCGAGGGCGGGCTGGATGTGGTTATGGATCGCTGCATTAAGGTGGAGGATTCGATATTGCTGCCAGGTGGCAAGGGATAA